A section of the Melopsittacus undulatus isolate bMelUnd1 chromosome 3, bMelUnd1.mat.Z, whole genome shotgun sequence genome encodes:
- the CRIPT gene encoding cysteine-rich PDZ-binding protein has product MVCEKCEKKLGTVITPDTWKDGARNTTESGGRKLNENKALTSKKARFDPYGKNKFAICRICKSSVHQPGSHYCQGCAYKKGICSMCGKKVLDTKNYKQTSV; this is encoded by the exons ATGGTGTGTGAGAAGT GTGAGAAGAAGCTCGGTACTGTAATCACTCCCGATACCTGGAAAGATGGTGCGAGAAACACGACAG AAAGCGGTGGCCGCaagttaaatgaaaacaaggcaTTGACCTCAAAGAAAGCAAG gtTTGATCCTTATGGAAAGAACAAGTTTGCAATCTGTCGGATCTGTAAGAGTTCTGTGCATCAACCAGGGTCTCACTATTGTCAAGGATGTGCCTATAAAAAAG GCATCTGCTCAATGTGTGGCAAGAAGGTCTTGGATACGAAGAACTACAAGCAAACTTCTGTCTGA